The Panthera tigris isolate Pti1 chromosome A1, P.tigris_Pti1_mat1.1, whole genome shotgun sequence region ataaaatagaaatggaaaagatgtatttattaaatcacattttataaagaagagatatgagtaagtaaaaaaaaagtcgTAAGAGAGTTTCATGTAAAaaaagagtgaggagagagaagtcACTAATGAATTCAatgagattttttctttttttttttgtatttttcccaaaTATTCTAGATTGGAAGACCTGAGAGTAAAACTGGAGCAAGCAGGATATTTGAACATCTCTTATGTTGTTGTTAATCATCAAGGACTCTCTTCTCGATTAAAATATATGCATCTTAAAAATAAGGTTTCAGAACATATTCCTGTTTATCAACAAGAAGAAAACGAAACAGATGTCTGGACTCtcttaaatgggaaaaaagatgACTTCTTCGTATATGACaggtgtgtatatacacacacacacatgcacacacacaccccaaattaAAAGATGCCTTCTTAGCATTTAATTTAATAGTGATTTAAAATAAgacatcttcttttgttttattaccaAGTACTCAGAGTGAGctattaaaatggttttaatgttttatctcaCAAACTGACTTTCTTTTGTGCAAAAGAATTCACCATTCTAGtagggaaatacagaaaattgactataatccccccccccacaataaaTTAGCATTCTGCCTGAATAAAAGGATCAATTTGTGTATCAAGTACAATTCAAACCTGAGAATTTGCAGAATAACTACACTTTGCAGACcacttttttatctttaatctgATTAATAATTTAAAGGTTACACACCTGAATTTCTGAACTATAAAGTGTTAATCATTTAGATCTAATCTGCATGAATCTGCTTTTGatttcatgaataaataaaacatttgtatcTTAAGGGAACCTCCATGTTTACATTATTTGATATTACCAACATTTTTAGTTGGTGCTGTTTTCTTTTGACTCTTCAGAAATGGTGAGGCATACTCTGGTTAGACCTAAGCCCTACTTCATCttactctaaatatttttaatattacatacTCTTTTAGGACTGCAAACTTCTAATTTAGACAGTTGCAAAGTGTAGCTCTTTGATAgtcacataatattatatatcctGGGAAAAATGTGGGAAAGAAGGACATTTCAACTCCACTATTTCTGAGAATGCGGAGTattataattccatttctttcattatgCTGAAATTTTTGTTGCatcagacatatttttaaataaatgggctATTGGCCAAGACTTGAGGATactgtaattttttgttgtgtgGAATTTGTGCTGCCATAGCAGTTATGAAAACCTCATGTGATTTGCAGAGCCTGATTTATGGTAAGGTAGTGGTTTGTGCATTCACGGAATTTATAAGTCTATACCAAATTGTATTTGACCAAGTCACAATGACTTATGTATTTTGATGTAATTTATAGTGGCATATCTAGAAGATTTCAAAACGCTGGTATGAGACTCCCGGTAGTCTTGCTGTGACCTAACCTGATATGTGGTGCCAGGGAGCTCACTTGAGACCCCATTCAAGGAAGTTTATTGGAGGTGTGAATGGGTCTTAGTTATAAGACCATTAAACCAATAGCACCTATCCCAAACTGCTTGAGTATGATCATGATACAGAAAATATTGTAATGATATGTAATGATATGTAATGATAAATGTAatgtttgcccttttttttttagatgtggcCGTCTTGTATACCATCTTGGTTTGCCTTACTCCTTCCTAACTTTCCCATATGTAGAAGAAGCCATTAAGATCGCTTACTGTGAAAAGAAATGTGGAAACTGCTCTctcatggtattttatttttctcaattatttcccctgggagaaaagagaaagtcttTTAAGAGTTAtctaaataagttaatatttcatGATCAATTAGCTAAGCAATGTTTCTGTTGgtatactaaaaataaacaacagtcatttttataattacttcCTATTATGTAACATACACCgtaagacatttttttcaagatcCGTATTGCTGCTTTTATCTAGAAGgagtttataaaacaaaaaccaacataGATGGCATATTTCAAATACCACCAAATGATGTTGGGTGTTTTCAAAATGCCGAAAGAATTCAGccaacataaaatattattgtaGTACCCTGAATGTGTTCACACGAGAGCATAGTGATGGCAAAGCTTATTCATGGCATTACCTGAAATGGAATTGAGGCCCAGATAGTTACTTACTATATCAAAAATCTAAGACTGCAGCTTTCCCATGAAGCCCTTACACTGTCTGCCCACTCTGCAGTCAGAATTACTGCATTTATTTCACAGTGGAATAAGTTTTCTACTTGTTATTGATATTTTTCTCCCAACAACCGTGAGAATATTTACTCCTTTTTATGAGAAGCTCTACATTTAAGTATTGtttataaaaagatactcaaggaattgattttaatttatattaactagactccccccttcccatattgaaaaggaaaacaattccaAACAATGTTTCCTTAATAGGGAAAATTGGCAAAATTTGAACTCAGGTTTAAAAATAGTTCTGCATTTTATTTGAGAGCTATACATCCTTCAGATTTTTCCAGTTGTAAAGAAGCCATCTCGATTtgtaatgaattatttaattaattaatttagttgtTGTGGAGCACAACAGGTTAATTACTCTagttatataatttttcacattttaatcttcattataATCCTATGAAGCTTAGTCTACTCTTTCTAAAGATGGGGAGACTGAAGTAATGCAAATAAAGTATTAACTCAATGTCTGACTTCTACTAAGTATGTAATAAATGCTAGTTATATTGATTCCTCATATTCTGGGactattttgcatttttgcaaatgCCTAATAGTTATAAATATACCCCATTATATtgaaacaaaggcagaaacagTCCCATAACATGCTTAAAATTTATGAACCTCTTGTAAATAGGATATACCATATATATCTGATGTGCCAAATCAAATTggagttttcctttttcattgtatCCTAGATGCCATCAATTGTAGGACACATTATTTtatgtactattttaaaaatgctgtcagCTAAGGTAGGACACTGTTACAACACCATCAATAATAGGATGCATTCtgattttaaagatattaaaatgtgaaaaaaatcccTTGTGGGATCAATAAAACCTAGTAATCCGTTTCAGAAACTAATTAGACCACTACTGTCAACTTTTGAACATTTAGAACATTACatagtatattttaaacatttatcaagtTGTTCATAAGCTTTTAATCAAATAACATTAAATACTCAAAAGGAAACAagcgacaaaactaaaaggcatcctgtggaatgggagaaaatagttgcaaatgacatatccgataaagggttagtattcaaaatatatcaagGACGTCTAAAActcatcaccaaaaaaaaaaaagaataattcaattaaaaaattggcagaagacatgaatagacacttttccaaagaagacatacagatagtcaacggacacatgaaaagatgctcaacatcactcatcatcagggacacacaaaccaaaactacaatgagatgtcacctcacacctgtcagaagggctaaaatcaacaacacaagaaataataggTCTTGGTGAAGATGTGAACAAAGGGGAACCGTCTTATACTGTTGgcgggaaggcaaactggtgtggccactctggaaaacagtatggaggttcctcggaaagttaaagatagaactaccctatgacccagcaattgtgctactaggtagTACTAGTATTAGTACTAATTCAAGAGGAtacgtgcaccctgatgtttatggcagcattgtccgcaatagccaaattatgggaacgGCCCTAGTGTCCGCTGAttggtgaatggatgaagatgtggtgcatatacaatagaatattactcagccataaaaaagaatgagatcttgccatttgctaaagatgtggatagagctaaagagtatgatgctaagtgaaataagtctgagaaagacaaatgccatatgatttcactcctatgtgaaatttcagaaaaaaacaaatgaactcacagggataaaaaaagagaggcaaaccaaaaaacagattcataattacagacaacaaactgagggttgagggaggggaggcgggCAAGGGGACTAgggtaaataggtgatggggattgaggagtacacttgtcatgaGCATCAGATGATGtgcagaagtgttgaatcactatagtgtacacctgaaactaatattacactgtatgttaattaataGGAATTTgaagaaaagcttaaaaaatagcaTGAAATTCTCAAAAGTAATTCAGAAATAACCAAAAACTGTACCACTTAATAGTTGTATGCAAAAATCCGTGGAATTTTTAACCTTTCAAAACACGGAACCATACCACTTAGAAAATCAGTTTGAGAGATGAAAAAGACTcactaaatttatttataaatcactttAGGGTAAAGGTTTCATATGATATTGCGATATCTATAAGCTTTGAGCTTATATTCGTAGGCACACAAGACAATAAAGACTTGGCAGCAAATTAACTAGATTGAGGCAGAATGGGATTGTATGCCCAGTGGAAGATGGGCAGTAATTTGCTGCTTGCAGCTGCCAGCTCAACAGTAGGGACACAGTAACAAGACTGGTGAATGGTGAAGTTCAAAACGTTTCCTGGCATAAGCTGAGGCGTGAAAAACTGATTTTCAGCAGAGTTTATTGGCATTTTTGAACTAGCAGAAATTAGTTTGCTTCAGAATAGAACATTAAGTATGAATATAATATTAGAAGTATCCATGTAGTTCAGCTGCTTTTAGGATTTGATATTTGTTTGACTTTACTGCAATCGATGTAAATTCTTTTAAccagtttatttagttttgcttctGCAGATATAAATATAGTggtttggctttctttttaagccttctgtatttcttaaattcttcttcAGCGTTCTTAAAAATCGGGGAAACGCTCTtgataagaaaaggaagatttgAATTCTGCTATTGATTTAACCAGTATAGAAGCTTAGGCGAActgctgaattttatttatttatttataaaatttttttttaacattcttatttatttttgagacagggagagacagagcatgaacaggggagggtcagagagaggaagacacagaatctgaaacaggcttcaggctctgagctgtcagcacagagcccgacgtggggctcgaactcacggactgtgagatcatgacctgagtcggagtcggccgcttaaccgactgagccacccaggcgcccctgaactgctGAATTTTAATTGTCTTGTgctttgttttatctatttgcaAAACATTAATGTTAATTCCTTTGGAAGATGCTTGAGGATTCTCTGATTAAATGCAAACTTTGCACAAGAAGAACTTTATAATTATGTATGACTAGaaccaaattttaataaaaagtctgGGTGTTGAAACACATCAAAATTTTATCTCATTAACATGATGTTAGAAAAACAAAGCCAGTTTAATCctaattactttgaattttatatatgttagctttacaaagaattttttgtGCACAGCTCCTAAATCTACAAATTTGTTGAAAAATGATTCATAAATTTGTTCTAGACACCGGAAGATGAGGACTTCTGTAAAATTGTATCTTCAGCTACCGTGGGAAATACAACTGAGGCTCCACAGCCACATCACCACCacgaccatcaccaccatcaccaccatcatcaccatcataatCATGAGCATGGGCATCAGCATCATGGGAATGGTGAACTTGCAGAGAACCAGCAACCAGAAACACCAGATGCCCCTGGGCACCCCCCTTCTCAAGTCCCTCATAACCACCACAAGCACAAGCACCACCAAAGACAGGGCCATCCAGAGGACTGAGATATGCCAGCAGGCAGTGAAAGTTTACAACTTTCTGTCCCACCAAAGAAGCTCTGACGAAAGGGATGTATAAATCAATTACACTGCAAATTGCCCAAAGATTCAGAGTTGGCTCCTAGCAGCTGATGCTGACACTGACGACATCTGGTATTTGAAAAAACAGGGTCTGCAATCACCTGACAATGTAAAGAAAACCTCCCCTCTTTATGTAGCTGACAGGGACTCTGGGCAGAGGAGAACGTCATTGAATCTTGACAGTGACGTTTGCCTCCAGCTGCCTGACACGCAATTCAGCAGCCCAAGCCCACAGATGCCAGCACCAACTGAAGCTGAGAAAATAAGGCCAAAATGTGAAAATGACCttcatactaaatattttaaataggattTTACTCCCCAAGTCAGTCTAGACAATTTCGTTTCCAGCATTTTTATATGCTACCTAATTAACAATGATCTAAAACTAAGAATTGGATTTGTACAAAACACGGGGAAATCTATTATATTGGctcccaaattttaaaatttaagtcaaaGAAATTTTGACCTAAacccaatttttattattttattataaaggtGATTGCAGCACTTGgttaatatgtttttctttttctttttccagcatTCTACTTGTATTAATGAGAACAGAGACATAAACTATGACCTAGGGGTTTCTGTTGGATAGTTAGCAATTTagaatggagaaagaacaacaaagacatgttttccatttttttctttacttatttctcaaaaaatacttgtctttttaatcttacatttttaactgattaaatCTTATAAAGAACTGCCTTTATAATTCTTTCAGGTTCCAGAAATACTGACACATGAATATTTTGCTGTGACtacattttaaatatccatttatacTTTGTATGTCTAAGAGTCATAGTCTTGATTTTTACTatcacatatgaatgaaactcttatgtcttattttctttatctagCATTATTATATCATACTGTTTAAAATTTGAGATAGTCTGTCTTGAAAGATGTAATGGAGAAGGTAAATGAATGTTGTCTGTCTCTTGATTGCTTAGAAAGTATTTCCATAGTCAATGATGGTTCAATAGGTAAACTACGTGCTATAAACCTGAACTCCTCTATGGTTAATACTATTAAGCAAGAATGTGGTACACACAGTTGGCCAAATGTGGATTTGTTTAAATAAactcaatttaaaatgtttaaagcaatctttttttcattgttattatttaggTAGTATGTTATATTAATGACAGAAGTGGCATTTTCAgctgcttttaaagaaattaagtagcAACTAATGAATTTACTGTCATACTCAAAACCGTCTACGCTTAGGGCAAGATCCTTTGTCAAAAGGTTTAAGTTGAGAATCTTTGTCAACAGAGAGACGTTGCTCTAAATTGCGAATGGTATTACGAAGAACTGCAatctccttgtttttttcttcttgaagatgTTGAAGCTTCTAAATAAAGCAGCAAAAAATTTGTTACTGCAATTCAGAAATAGTAAGATTAAATACAAGAagtaataaaacaacaaaaactacatTTCTGGTTTAAGTAGATTAAAAAAGCTTGTTTTGAAaggtttatgattttatttttatgaggctTATGGGGTACAACTGGAATAAGgatattaaaacacattttagcaccatttgttttagtttattctctttttttgtatataGCTTGAAGTTATGAATCATAAAGTAGGAgttgaacaataaaaaaaatatattacctaaGTGCCTAAATAACTTCAGAATAGTAGGTCAGCCTTAGTTCAGAACAGATCATGGAATTCCTTACATGACCAAAGATCAGAGGACTTCTCTAACGTTTTAATTTACTGCTAAGCTTTActatgtctttaaattttttaaagttttatttatttttgagagagagagggagagagggggagagagaggctcaaacttgtgaaccacgagatcatgacctgagctgaagttggacacttaactgactgagccacccgggcacccctaagatttactattttaaattgaAAGTGACTTTTAAATATTACTCAAAACCTAGTATCTTTCTGGTTGTgtgatatattttaagaaaaactgtTAAGTATATTGTTAGTAAATACTAGATAGCTTTTATAGAAACAcacagaacatttattttcttatacaatggctatggaaaaaaatctcacatACCCTTCTGTAGATACTCTGTGGCAAAATAGTAGAATCTGCATAGGATTTTGATTTAGTTTGAACTCTTGCTAGTTTGGCATCAAACTGaatcaagtttaaaaagaaagtcattgaGAACATTCTAGTTAAACAACTGCTtctataaatataagtataatcCATTATATCTTTTAACATGTAATCTCTAATTTAAGTATATTCTCTGTACAATACAATATAGAgaagtttttctttaagaaacagtTTTTAAGAAAGAGCAAGGAACACCCAAACAAGATTAACCTTGCTCCATGTTAAAATTTcctggggagctttttaaaagtacCAAATACCTGGGCACTACCTTAGAGATTCTGGGATGGAGTCAGCATTATctttttaagacattaaaaagatagatgatagatgattctATCATGCAAGGCAAAGAATCTAGATAACTAGGGTTGAGAATCTAGTTAAAgatggataaaaatattttcacgtTACTGTGAGTATCCTTTTGTAAAGAAATGTAGTATAGTCAACAGTCGTGGGATAAAAACTCATATACTCTACTGTAAAAACTTTGAGATAAGTGGTAGAATCTGGATATAATTTTGTTGATTCAGTCTGAACTCTTACTATTTTGACATTAAACTGAATCAGgtttaaaaaattctcataagTCATTCTTACAGgtcatgtatacatatattttttgcaaAATCTTTCATTATAATTCTTCCCTTTGGGTTGAGTTCAGTGTAGCCTCTCTGTGGTCTAAAAACAAACTCTGTGAGATTGTGTTCTGGTTTGAGGAGGAAAATGGATAGCTACAATGAAGACGAGGAACAAAAACAGTTGTGTGCATCAGTGTAAACCACAGATTTGGGCTCCACCAGAGACAGGGCACAGATGGCAAACAAAATGCACATTTGCAATCAATGGATTAGAAGTTGATGGTAGAACCTGAAACATGGCTTATTGCTTCTCAGTTGGCTATCCAGACCTCTCTGTGGGTTGTGGGCACACTTGACCAGAGACAGTAGCAGCAGCAAAATGCCTCTCAAGTCAACATCAGTTCCCTTTTGCTCAAAGATTATACAGATTTCAACACTGAACCTCACCAAACACCCCAGAGATACCAAACTTCCATGAACGTGAATAGTAAGTTATCTTTAATAACTAAACTGGGGAATTCTGACAACATAAAGTCAGGTGGGAGTCAGACTGGGGAAAAGCAATGGAAGAATGATGGAAATGGAGATGGGtagaatctagaaaaaaaattttaaagaacaaatatattGTCAAAACATCAATGTCTCTGAGATTCTGACATCTGGTTAAACAACCTACTGAAAAGGCTTTAGAGCCTAGAACTAGAACTGCAGCCTTTGAGATGCCCTATGTAAGgtccctttaacatttatttattttttaaatttatttttattattattattttttaaatacaatttattgtcaaattggtttccatacaacacctttaacatttttttaaacatctagtTTGTCTGCCCTTCTGATATGTATTGTCCACACATTTATTAGGGAGCAACCTGcctctttttaataaaagttgaagGAATTTCTATTGGTTTACCAGGGTTCCACAATTTCTGCTgaggagagaaaaatgttaaCGATTAGATACACTCTCCCCACTGCTGGAATGGTAGTCCTATGAAGCTTGCATAGACTCAGCTACAAAGTGTGGGTAATCCTTGAATTATCGATCTCCAGTCTCAGAGTAAACAGTACCCTCTCTGGAAACCAGGACCTTTTGAACGACTGAAGAATCCCACCTTCCAGCCAAATGCTGCAAGGTAGCGTAGCTAGCGTGGTCTGGTGTTTGAGAACTGCACGTGACGGAGAATGAGTGTGTCGGGGTTGTTTCTATACCTGAAATTTATCTCACTGTgatgaaaaataaccaaaattcaATCTAGACTTAAGGGATGCATCTTCAAATTTAGCAGACCCTTAAACACTTACCTCGAGCTGTAATTTgattatttcactttgtttttccttttcttgagtttttaaCTTTGCATTTAACTCTGAAATTTCCACCTCCTTTTTCTCTATCAGTTCTTTATGCTTTTCTTCATTTGACTCAACTGAAGAaaacgaaaataaataaataatcagttaATTCATCTtaacatttcaaacattttataagCTTATatttcattagcattttaaaCAATCCATAAGCAAGTACATTTTGGTAATAAGTACACATATTTTAGAAACTGTTTATATGCAGGgtaggttttatatattttgaataagcCCCTACAAAATGCTTGAAACACAAAGATCACCCATTAACTGCTTCTGAACAAATAAGCTGATTTGTATTCTTAAACATGAATTATAtatagaggtgtctgggtggctcagtcagttaagtgtccgactttgacttgggtcatgatctcgcagtttgtgagttcgagctctgcatcaggctctgtgctgacagctcagagcttggagcctgcttcggattctgtgtctccctctctctgcttctcccctgctcgtgctgtctctctctctcaaaaataaacaaacattttaaaaattaaaaaaaacgtgaattatatataattatataatatacaaataatataatatgtaatatagtaataataaaattaataattaattattaataatataacatattaataatatataatacatataatattttatatatatatataatatatatatatatatatatatatgagagacaATAAATAGGAGACTTAGTGGTTAAACAGGGACACAAGGCCTGGGTTCCTAGGTACAGGGGGTCCCAAATTACTGGATGATTCTAGAGCTACATCAAACCCCCGCTATACTCTGTTCCACGTGATTGGGCCTCTGTCATGTTCACACCATGTCTCTATGCTTCATCAAATTTCCTCTGCTCTTATCTTTCCTATTCCTACTAGTGATACCATATTATCCAGTATGGGAGTCTCAAGGACATttctgactttagggggaaaagaAGGAGTCAACTCATCCACAAGCCTCACAAATAAGGGGTCTCCATCCATGATTAATCCACTACTTACTTAGTTTCAAGCCTCATTTTTGCCTCAGTTGGACTCTATGTCCAGGCTCTTAATCACAAGTCTCTACACCCTATACACTGTTGCCAGATTAGTCTTCCTAAAGCATACCTCTAAGTATGGCCATCACTTTCTCAGAAACCTTTaatccctccctttttttttttatcctaaaatTCAAGGGGTCAAAGAATCCAGCCCTAGCCATGGCTGCTGGCTTTTTTCTTGCTAACCTTTCTGTGTGGTGCAAAGAAGAGGTAAGAAATAGAC contains the following coding sequences:
- the SELENOP gene encoding selenoprotein P isoform X2 — encoded protein: MWKSLGLALALCLLPWGRTESQGQSSFCKQPPAWSIRDQNPMLNSSGSVTVVALLQASUYLCILQASRLEDLRVKLEQAGYLNISYVVVNHQGLSSRLKYMHLKNKVSEHIPVYQQEENETDVWTLLNGKKDDFFVYDRCGRLVYHLGLPYSFLTFPYVEEAIKIAYCEKKCGNCSLMTPEDEDFCKIVSSATVGNTTEAPQPHHHHDHHHHHHHHHHHNHEHGHQHHGNGELAENQQPETPDAPGHPPSQVPHNHHKHKHHQRQGHPEDUDMPAGSESLQLSVPPKKLURKGCINQLHCKLPKDSELAPSSUCUHURHLVFEKTGSAITUQCKENLPSLCSUQGLWAEENVIESUQURLPPAAUHAIQQPKPTDASTNUSUENKAKMUKUPSY
- the SELENOP gene encoding selenoprotein P isoform X1 — translated: MWKSLGLALALCLLPWGRTESQGQSSFCKQPPAWSIRDQNPMLNSSGSVTVVALLQASUYLCILQASRLEDLRVKLEQAGYLNISYVVVNHQGLSSRLKYMHLKNKVSEHIPVYQQEENETDVWTLLNGKKDDFFVYDRCGRLVYHLGLPYSFLTFPYVEEAIKIAYCEKKCGNCSLMTPEDEDFCKIVSSATVGNTTEAPQPHHHHDHHHHHHHHHHHNHEHGHQHHGNGELAENQQPETPDAPGHPPSQVPHNHHKHKHHQRQGHPEDUDMPAGSESLQLSVPPKKLURKGCINQLHCKLPKDSELAPSSUCUHURHLVFEKTGSAITUQCKENLPSLCSUQGLWAEENVIESUQURLPPAAUHAIQQPKPTDASTNUSUENKAKM